Within bacterium, the genomic segment ATTGCGGATACCGGCTGGATTTGTTTGTTGAGAACAGGTTAATTCTTGAGATAAAATCAGTAGATAAATTATTGCCAATTCATGAAGCACAAATAGTAACCTAC encodes:
- a CDS encoding GxxExxY protein: CGYRLDLFVENRLILEIKSVDKLLPIHEAQIVTYMKLAKVSVGLLINFDVELLKQGSRRFFL